In Novipirellula caenicola, one genomic interval encodes:
- a CDS encoding DUF6702 family protein — MFQALLFLVMMHPVHETVSEVQWNPESKRFEIALRLHILDQQWIEQQADKSAGIETAAVRYLNKTFQIRPVGGNAEKNTDRKPSKAKIHWVGRKDEGSHVWWYFELQPTLPETASASQSESANEVPKFEITQRMFFERQEGFRNRVILLGELSKTAITLTIEHPTAPLEESIDEQSGQPRQLRE; from the coding sequence ATGTTCCAAGCACTACTGTTCCTGGTGATGATGCACCCGGTCCACGAAACCGTCAGCGAGGTCCAGTGGAATCCTGAAAGCAAACGCTTCGAGATCGCACTGCGACTTCATATCCTTGACCAGCAATGGATCGAACAGCAAGCGGACAAATCGGCCGGTATCGAAACTGCGGCCGTGCGTTATTTGAACAAGACGTTTCAGATCCGCCCGGTCGGTGGGAACGCGGAAAAAAATACCGATCGCAAACCCTCCAAGGCGAAAATCCATTGGGTGGGCCGCAAGGACGAAGGGTCGCACGTGTGGTGGTATTTCGAACTGCAACCGACGTTACCCGAAACCGCTTCGGCGTCGCAAAGCGAATCGGCCAACGAAGTCCCCAAGTTCGAAATCACACAGCGGATGTTCTTTGAACGACAAGAAGGGTTCCGCAATCGCGTAATCTTGCTTGGGGAACTGTCCAAAACCGCAATCACCCTTACAATCGAGCATCCAACCGCCCCTCTGGAAGAATCGATTGATGAGCAATCCGGCCAACCCCGGCAACTCCGCGAATAA